One Chanodichthys erythropterus isolate Z2021 chromosome 10, ASM2448905v1, whole genome shotgun sequence DNA segment encodes these proteins:
- the si:ch1073-335m2.2 gene encoding msx2-interacting protein isoform X5, which translates to MVRETRHLWVGNLPEHVREEKIVEHFKRYGRVESVKVLRKRGSEGGVAAFVDFVDIKSAQKAHNAVNKMGDRDLRTDYNEPGSVPSAVRGLEDGTPSSSHGREVAGFSRSTVGPVYGPPVSLHTREGRYERRLDGSSSDSRERAYEHSPYGHHERSGTFDRPRHYNTDYYRDRSMFASGVSSSPAASALSGGFDASESHFESRIRDPFTLSSSARRDPYRDDRGRRADRTYHHHRRSRSSHSSQSRHPSPQRSAGQTPKAAHSPKRAPVSPSRGPRSRSRSPSSSSDSVSSTSSTGSGSDSNSSSSEGSRARSVQSTATHAPPAPPVLALDSDEPRRSFGIRVQNLPTRSTDTSLKDGLFHEFKKYGKVTSVQIHGASEERYGLVFFRQQEDQEKALSVSKGKLFFGMLIEVTAWNGPETESENEFRPLDGRIDEFHPKATRTLFIGNLEKTTNYQQLLDVFQRFGEIVDIDIKRVNGIPQYAFVQYSDIASVCKAIKKMDGEYLGTNRLKLGFGKSMPTACVWLDGLTSNITEQYLTRHFCRYGPVVKVVFDRLKGMALILYNNTDFAQAAVRETKGWKIGGNKIKVDFASQESQMAFYRSMQASGQDIRDFYDIPSERREERRTPYHEFSAERAYYENVRTPGIYAEDPRRDYPGRSRDRYAELDHYQGEHYDPRYHEDPREYRDYRDPFEDIRKYSYIQRERERERERFEADRGRWSPSHQRRPLTPSASPSPSDRVSREAERRVYRHSSERSGSCSSLSPPPPQFEKSEKSPVDYKSEGLEREMEQTEAERASGAESKKRSRRKEKADREKGEKAKQRRGKVQSPTVPHSEAEREASLDLGSGKVKVSDLESQERQKHKGDKEPSPTDHVTRLESQKGERLDQCKSESLDRDGKGKSKKHLKSDSGSDGKDSLLDSDRLAARKRRFGDPSGKTIRQKRGRLEDDLVSAISQPAEFAMNTGFAKETDVDVKAEKEAQKREHSKSRIGSHYSQREELDSTTRGTSQGPPLRPGELSEVDILDSKSHPVPRRFSNDGTSDKDNKVRDEYLENIDLSQSYRKQMEQNRRLRQQLQTPDKPGKTETHQGIDAEDLEHRSLVHEVGKPPQDVTDTSPPSKIKKQESFEMEMSAKRERIYRTVRQKSEDLEWNNTNSPRFQHAPLQREEEYADPRIQMTVREVKEPSKPEDNVPLDLELASKRMQTSQMSKMSTSLQDEQQRRWESQLKQDLLPDFSRTSEKRRLNRKYLDYGLWPDLEPGEVRSDSEEDRENKPNSPAPSTSVSFSERHRPDRLSESKLTSSLERHKFRSFADDQTITPDTKALLERAKSLSSSREDNWSFLDYDSHFASFRSRKDTEKVESAPRPTPSWYMKKKKIRSESEDKVDDRKEDPKPEEQERRELFASRFLHSSIFEQDSRRLQHLEQKHEDPEHGIGYLYSQQGPAEGQPDPEPVVLFHSRFLELTRLQQQKNKEQIPQNTKHEESIDATRVSKTPEEEQAPQQQNAAEPSIHQAEIKSISPVQAPQTSPVQAPQISPPALAAKESLPSAETECADTPTYNLLDPSMKEEDKEHELPSAQSLKPLLEEPSEPNCSPECQESKIPVEEIVLKTNDFESAPETNQVVVELLSSNETPASNLQPETEPPVKFPESQSPLSSIPSEQHEKEPEPPVTEAESNSTDDQKVADNYPVEEAVSPPPKSRNKKAKTSPTTPVTTPLPATPDKQSTRKSVRIDKEKLKRSSSPRGVASKAVPDSKSASKSPGHSTEMEQGTEQNVPSRARRRNVRSVYAKPFEDENALQPGKDAESPRAVRKRGVDKDVGTDVETVTAAPLKRGRPPKNRRQAEDVPAGKTERSKSTESKELDAIEMNSEDVPKVGKGKFSPHTQKGVSPVNVSASGNGKKGDKMEKISESSKLITEENSLVLKNLTIRLDVTEVKAMLQTSEDEPGADDSPKKSSPGVSSKDEVLEAKFENNAMDEVNNCEGETLPASTKAIEPDVALLSRELELEQAVENIAKLTEDASPPPFKSNLTKAQRSLAEEPERDSEEEKPANPSSETELAAAIDSITSEDTSCTLPQEQIINSAVDSDADMQTLGSSSKVSETCVSTTVEETITTPKKVCKGRAKASKKGKGQKGAGSKKEPFKDAVLDAENIPVKSPESIPTELPTVTERSPTSTAVVITSSSKQGVTLTAPNADIPNEPELPLKTEMDIPKSSPALSRSPTSKYQPYSYKNTSPSMSPTRTCLKNLSSYPSRISVSPTERFNQPKEAGVLSPPQTSVESPTLPSDTPVHDANSGDLRKILTKPRTGPVLDIGATSGNMHPHSVRESDITPDVVTSKSAHQDNRQPSVSAQPVVRQPASIPSPETKQIFSEKSVISVIASTPTSVISRVCNPPDSEDKPNVPIGNPFLDKQPPKQIYQPSLEESSTYHGPPVGEEGGNAGRYIVESTSLSTGSSTGLRVQTSEGVVVLSHSGQKMEGPHRISAKISQIPPASAVDIESQQLVSMPQIKQELYSASQPPSSKCSLPSDHGHSMKPQLNVSTIKQESALDKLESSYTPVQSGVVKILQQTPGPSQVMSYHHTVMKHPKKGDGSESLSVDGVKPAWVPTISPAISPHLPPAASNHVGFIAGTSTDRTPSLIQPKQEPRSPRKSGHPHSPFAKVSSPIGSSSPKGVSMVLPPGLPPLSPYVSTVHHSEQSVIMPPHNAHSGIGRMSPHRVGPIGHLTQGEVRVNTPPLSMMNYAIHSESLTSSWPPGQQRPTSPQAVGNREMVLKVNTANARSHDGGEEEARRFHTSLGRPPAAQLKPESIPAEYRGALPSGLPIERFNMSPRDMRVLIHHQQSDRPTAELHQVHVPENMPPSSTPTSMAASLSPRPHLLAKGVSEKDPSKTSELRRAQTPPSKEGMMAIRSAMPPMASPQRVQLMTPGAGTSFPEYSAMYTNLRPTHAQFADNSPMGINQSTHSIPQSQATQEPESSQPQAEAKVELVGHQPVNMVQLLTKYPIVWQGLLALKNDTAAVQLHFLCGNKALGLRSLPLPESGGILRIVQRMRLEAQQLEGVARRMTGESDFCLLLAMPCGVNQDDVLNQTQALKSAFINYLQAKLAAGIINVPNPGSNQPAYVLQIFPPCEFSESHLSRLAPDLLSQISSISPHLMIVITSV; encoded by the exons CAGCAGCTCTGACAGTCGGGAGCGAGCGTACGAGCACAGTCCTTACGGACACCACGAGCGCAGCGGCACATTCGACAGGCCGCGGCACTACAACACAGACTATTACAGGGACCGTTCTATGTTTGCCTCCGGGGTCAGCTCCAGCCCGGCCGCTAGTGCTCTTAGCGGTGGCTTTGATGCGTCCGAGTCTCACTTTGAGTCTCGGATTCGTGACCCTTTTACCCTTTCCAGTTCCGCTCGCCGCGACCCGTACCGGGACGATAGGGGCCGGCGCGCTGACCGGACGTACCACCATCATCGGCGGAGCCGGTCCTCGCACTCTTCCCAGTCCCGGCACCCGTCGCCTCAGAGGAGCGCGGGACAGACCCCTAAAGCCGCCCACTCGCCCAAAAGAGCGCCCGTGTCTCCCAGCCGGGGCCCGCGCTCGCGCTCACGCAGCCCGTCTTCAAGCTCGGACTCGGTCAGCAGCACCAGCAGCACTGGCAGCGGCAG tgattcaaacaGCAGCTCCAGTGAAGGGTCGCGAGCGCGCTCAGTGCAGTCTACGGCCACTCACGCTCCTCCTGCTCCTCCTGTGCTCGCGCTGGACTCTGACGAGCCACGGAGGAGCTTCGGCATCAGAGTCCAGAACCTCCCGACACGATCCACAG ATACGAGTTTGAAAGACGGGCTCTTTCACGAGTTTAAGAAGTATGGGAAGGTGACATCGGTGCAGATCCACGGGGCGTCGGAAGAGCGCTACGGTTTGGTGTTCTTCCGACAGCAGGAGGACCAGGAGAAAGCCCTCAGCGTGTCCAAAGGGAAGCTCTTCTTCGGGATGCTGATCGAGGTCACGGCCTGGAACGGCCCCGAGACGGAGAGCGAGAATGAGTTTCGTCCCCTGGACGGACGCATCGACGAGTTTCACCCCAAGGCCACTCGTACGCTGTTTATCGGAAACCTGGAGAAGACCACCAACTATCAGCAGCTACTCGACGTCTTCCAGCGCTTCGGGGAGATTGTG GATATTGATATCAAGAGGGTGAATGGCATTCCCCAGTATGCATTTGTTCAATACTCTGATATTGCAAGTGTTTGTAAAGCCATTAAGAAAATGGATGGAGAGTATCTCGGCACCAACAGACTGAAG CTTGGGTTTGGGAAGAGTATGCCGACAGCATGCGTGTGGTTGGACGGGCTGACCTCGAATATCACAGAGCAGTACCTCACACGACACTTCTGTCGCTACGGACCCGTCGTTAAG GTTGTGTTTGATAGGTTAAAAGGAATGGCTCTTATTCTGTACAACAACACTGATTTTGCCCAAGCAGCTGTTAGAGAAACCAAAGGATGGAAGATAGGAGGGAACAAAATTAAG GTTGATTTTGCCAGTCAGGAGAGTCAAATGGCTTTCTATCGATCTATGCAGGCATCAGGGCAGGACATCCGTGACTTTTATGATATTCCATCAGAGAGGAG gGAAGAGAGGCGAACTCCTTATCATGAGTTTTCAGCTGAGCGGGCATATTACGAGAATGTAAGGACTCCTGGCATTTACGCCGAAGACCCCCGTCGAGACTATCCTGGTCGCAGTCGCGATCGCTATGCAGAGTTGGATCATTACCAAGGAGAACATTACGATCCCCGCTATCATGAGGACCCACGGGAATACAGAGATTATCGAGACCCTTTTGAGGACATCAGGAAGTACAGCTATATCCAGCGTGAACGTGAACGGGAGCGGGAGCGATTTGAGGCCGATCGAGGCAGATGGAGCCCGTCTCATCAGCGTCGTCCCTTAACTCCCTCTGCTTCACCCTCACCTTCTGATCGAGTCTCACGAGAAGCTGAAAGACGCGTGTACAGACACTCCTCTGAGAGATCTGGAAGCTGCAGCTCACTGTCTCCACCTCCACCTCAGTTTGAGAAATCTGAGAAATCGCCAGTAGATTACAAATCAGAAGGACTGGAGAGAGAAATGGAGCAGACCGAAGCAGAGCGTGCAAGTGGAGCGGAGAGCAAGAAGCGTAGCAGACGCAAGGAaaaggctgacagagagaaggGAGAGAAAGCAAAGCAAAGGAGAGGCAAAGTGCAGTCTCCCACTGTTCCTCATTCTGAAGCAGAGAGAGAGGCTAGTCTGGATTTGGGTTCTGGGAAAGTAAAAGTTTCAGATTTAGAGAGTCAAGAAAGGCAGAAGCATAAAGGGGACAAAGAACCCTCTCCTACTGACCACGTTACTCGCCTCGAGTCTCAAAAGGGAGAGAGACTCGATCAGTGCAAAAGTGAGTCGTTAGACAGGGATGGGAAAGGAAAGTcaaagaaacatttaaaatctgACTCTGGTAGTGATGGCAAAGATTCCCTTTTAGATTCTGACAGACTTGCAGCGAGAAAGAGGCGGTTTGGTGATCCCAGTGGGAAAACTATAAGACAGAAAAGAGGCCGTCTAGAGGATGATCTAGTTTCTGCGATTAGCCAACCTGCAGAATTTGCAATGAACACAGGATTTGCAAAAGAGACTGATGTTGATGTGAAAGCAGAGAAAGAGGCTCAAAAAAGAGAACACTCCAAATCCAGGATTGGTTCTCATTATAGTCAAAGGGAAGAGCTGGATAGCACTACGAGAGGGACGTCTCAAGGCCCACCATTACGACCAGGTGAATTATCTGAAGTGGATATTTTGGACTCAAAATCGCACCCTGTGCCTAGGCGATTTTCAAACGATGGAACCTCAGATAAGGACAACAAAGTAAGGGACGAATATCTAGAAAATATTGACCTTTCTCAGAGTTACCGCAAACAGATGGAGCAAAACCGGCGGCTACGGCAGCAGCTGCAGACGCCTGATAAACCAGGAAAGACAGAAACTCATCAAGGTATAGATGCAGAAGATCTTGAGCATCGTAGTCTGGTGCATGAGGTTGGCAAGCCTCCGCAGGATGTAACCGATACCTCACCTCCAAGTAAGATCAAGAAACAAGAGTCCTTTGAGATGGAAATGAGTGCTAAGAGGGAAAGGATTTACCGAACAGTTCGGCAAAAGAGTGAAGACCTTGAGTGGAATAACACAAACTCTCCAAGGTTTCAGCATGCCCCGCTACAAAGAGAGGAAGAATATGCAGACCCCCGTATTCAAATGACTGTGAGAGAAGTAAAAGAACCCTCAAAACCTGAAGATAATGTTCCATTAGATCTGGAACTTGCCAGTAAACGGATGCAAACCTCACAGATGTCAAAGATGAGTACATCGCTACAAGATGAGCAGCAAAGACGATGGGAGAGTCAACTAAAGCAAGACTTGTTACCAGACTTTTCAAGGACCTCTGAGAAAAGACGTCTCAATCGGAAGTACTTGGATTATGGACTTTGGCCTGATTTGGAACCTGGTGAAGTGCGTTCTGACTCTGAAGAGGATCGTGAAAATAAGCCCAACTCTCCTGCGCCATCAACTTCTGTATCTTTCTCTGAAAGGCATCGTCCAGACAGGTTGTCAGAGTCCAAGCTAACATCCTCTCTAGAGAGACACAAATTCCGTTCTTTTGCAGATGATCAGACAATCACTCCAGATACTAAAGCTTTGTTAGAGCGTGCAAAGTCTTTGTCCTCCTCAAGAGAAGACAACTGGTCTTTCCTTGATTATGATTCACATTTTGCCAGTTTCAGAAGTAGAAAGGACACCGAAAAGGTAGAGTCAGCACCAAGACCAACTCCCTCATGGTacatgaagaagaaaaaaattcgAAGTGAGTCTGAAGACAAAGTGGATGACAGGAAAGAAGATCCAAAGCCAGAAGAACAGGAGAGACGAGAGTTGTTTGCGTCGCGTTTTTTGCACAGTTCTATTTTTGAGCAGGATTCAAGGCGTCTCCAGCATCTGGAGCAAAAGCATGAGGACCCTGAACATGGTATTGGATATCTGTACTCTCAGCAAGGCCCAGCAGAAGGGCAGCCTGACCCAGAACCAGTTGTGCTTTTCCATAGCCGTTTCTTGGAGCTAACAAGGTTGCAGCAACAGAAGAATAAAGAACAAATCCCTCAAAATACCAAGCATGAAGAATCCATAGATGCAACTAGAGTAAGTAAAACACCAGAGGAAGAACAAGCTCCACAGCAACAAAATGCTGCTGAACCTAGTATCCATCAAGCTGAGATCAAATCAATTAGCCCTGTTCAGGCTCCTCAGACTAGTCCTGTCCAAGCTCCTCAAATATCACCGCCTGCTTTAGCAGCCAAAGAATCCTTGCCATCAGCAGAAACAGAATGTGCTGATACTCCTACCTATAATTTGCTTGATCCTTCCATGAAGGAGGAAGATAAAGAGCATGAATTGCCCTCAGCTCAGTCATTAAAGCCTTTACTTGAGGAACCCTCAGAACCCAATTGTTCTCCAGAATGCCAAGAGTCAAAGATACCAGTCGAGGAGATTGTATTGAAGACTAATGACTTTGAAAGTGCTCCTGAAACCAACCAAGTTGTTGTAGAACTGCTCTCGAGCAACGAAACACCAGCCAGCAATTTGCAACCAGAGACCGAGCCTCCAGTCAAGTTTCCTGAATCCCAAAGTCCCCTCTCAAGTATCCCTTCTGAGCAACATGAAAAGGAACCTGAGCCACCTGTTACAGAGGCTGAATCTAACAGTACAGATGATCAGAAAGTTGCTGATAATTATCCAGTTGAAGAAGCTGTGTCTCCCCCTCCAAAGTCAAGAAATAAAAAAGCTAAAACCTCTCCTACCACACCGGTAACTACACCTCTGCCTGCTACCCCAGACAAACAGAGTACCCGCAAAAGTGTGCGCATTgacaaagaaaaactgaaacGCTCATCTTCTCCAAGAGGAGTGGCATCCAAGGCAGTACCTGATTCAAAGTCAGCAAGTAAGTCCCCTGGGCACAGCACAGAAATGGAGCAAGGTACAGAGCAAAATGTACCATCTAGGGCAAGACGTAGGAATGTGCGTTCTGTTTATGCTAAACCATTTGAAGATGAAAATGCTCTGCAACCTGGAAAAGATGCTGAATCACCTCGTGCTGTGCGGAAGCGTGGCGTAGATAAAGATGTGGGTACTGATGTAGAGACTGTTACTGCAGCACCCTTGAAACGGGGACGCCCCCCCAAGAATCGACGCCAAGCAGAGGATGTACCAGCAGGAAAAACTGAACGGTCAAAATCAACTGAGTCTAAAGAATTGGATGCAATTGAGATGAACAGTGAGGATGTTCCCAAAGTAGGTAAAGGCAAATTTTCACCCCACACACAAAAAGGAGTAAGTCCAGTGAATGTATCTGCATCTGGAAATGGAAAAAAGGGAGACAAAATGGAGAAAATATCAGAAAGTTCCAAACTCATTACTGAAGAAAACTCTCTTGTTCTTAAAAACCTTACAATTCGGCTTGATGTGACCGAGGTAAAGGCAATGCTTCAGACTAGTGAAGATGAACCTGGAGCTGATGATTCTCCCAAAAAGAGCTCACCTGGTGTGTCTTCAAAGGATGAGGTACTAGAAGCTAAATTTGAAAATAATGCCATGGATGAAGTTAATAATTGTGAAGGAGAAACATTGCCTGCTTCAACAAAAGCCATTGAGCCAGATGTAGCTTTGCTGTCTCGAGAGCTGGAGCTTGAGCAAGCTGTTGAGAATATTGCAAAGCTGACAGAAGATGCATCTCCTCCTCCGTTCAAAAGTAACTTGACAAAGGCACAACGTTCATTAGCTGAAGAACCAGAGCGTGACTCAGAAGAAGAAAAGCCTGCAAATCCATCCAGTGAAACAGAACTTGCTGCTGCTATAGATTCCATTACGTCAGAGGACACATCTTGTACCCTGCCacaagaacaaataatcaactCTGCTGTAGATTCGGATGCTGATATGCAGACGCTTGGATCCAGTTCAAAAGTATCTGAAACCTGTGTTAGCACAACAGTTGAGGAGACCATAACCACTCCTAAAAAAGTGTGTAAAGGCAGAGCAAAAGCTTCAAAGAAGGGCAAAGGCCAAAAGGGTGCTGGAAGCAAAAAGGAACCCTTCAAAGATGCAGTTTTGGATGCTGAAAACATCCCTGTGAAGTCACCAGAATCCATACCCACCGAACTTCCAACAGTCACAGAAAGATCACCCACAAGTACAGCTGTTGTCATTACTTCATCGTCCAAGCAGGGTGTAACTTTAACAGCGCCTAATGCAGACATTCCAAACGAACCTGAGTTGCCTCTTAAAACTGAGATGGATATCCCAAAATCTTCTCCTGCTCTCAGCAGAAGCCCAACATCCAAGTATCAGCCTTAttcatacaaaaacacatcccCCTCAATGTCTCCAACAAGAACTTGCCTCAAGAATTTATCCTCATACCCAAGCAGGATTTCTGTTTCCCCAACAGAGCGCTTCAATCAGCCAAAAGAAGCTGGGGTCCTCTCCCCTCCACAGACCTCTGTAGAGAGCCCGACATTACCCTCAGATACCCCTGTTCATGATGCCAACTCAGGTGATTTGCGTAAAATCCTCACAAAGCCTAGAACTGGCCCAGTGTTGGACATTGGTGCTACATCTGGGAATATGCATCCTCATTCTGTAAGGGAAAGTGACATTACACCAGATGTGGTAACCAGCAAAAGTGCTCATCAAGATAACAGGCAACCCTCCGTTTCAGCCCAACCTGTAGTTCGACAACCTGCTTCTATACCATCCCCGGAAACAAAGCAGATCTTCAGTGAGAAGTCCGTTATTTCGGTTATTGCTTCCACTCCTACCTCTGTCATCAGTCGAGTTTGCAATCCCCCTGACTCAGAGGATAAGCCAAATGTTCCCATTGGAAATCCCTTTCTCGACAAACAACCTCCAAAACAGATTTACCAGCCAAGCTTGGAGGAAAGCAGTACTTACCATGGTCCACCAGTCGGTGAGGAAGGTGGAAATGCTGGTCGTTATATTGTGGAGAGTACATCGCTGAGTACAGGTTCAAGCACAGGACTGAGAGTTCAGACATCAGAAGGTGTAGTGGTGCTGAGTCATTCTGGACAGAAAATGGAGGGGCCACATCGCATAAGTGCCAAAATCAGCCAGATCCCACCTGCCAGTGCTGTGGACATAGAGTCACAGCAGCTGGTGTCCATGCCCCAGATCAAGCAGGAACTTTACAGTGCCTCCCAGCCACCATCTTCGAAATGCTCACTTCCTTCAGATCATGGGCATTCAATGAAACCACAACTAAATGTCTCCACAATTAAACAAGAGTCTGCACTGGACAAATTAGAATCCTCTTACACTCCAGTTCAAAGTGGAGTTGTTAAAATATTGCAACAAACGCCTGGCCCATCACAGGTCATGAGTTACCATCATACTGTGATGAAGCACCCCAAGAAGGGAGATGGGTCAGAGTCCCTCAGCGTGGATGGCGTGAAACCTGCCTGGGTCCCAACTATTAGTCCGGCTATAAGTCCACATCTTCCCCCAGCAGCAAGCAATCATGTTGGGTTCATAGCTGGCACATCGACAGATCGAACTCCGTCACTTATTCAACCTAAGCAGGAGCCGCGATCTCCCAGGAAATCTGGACACCCTCATTCTCCTTTTGCCAAAGTGTCGTCTCCTATAGGCTCTTCATCTCCAAAAGGTGTGTCTATGGTCCTTCCCCCTGGGTTACCCCCTCTGTCCCCATATGTTTCCACTGTCCACCACTCTGAGCAGTCTGTGATCATGCCCCCACACAATGCTCACAGTGGTATTGGAAGAATGTCACCACACCGTGTTGGCCCAATAGGGCACCTCACTCAGGGTGAGGTAAGAGTGAACACTCCTCCTCTCTCTATGATGAACTATGCCATTCACTCTGAAAGCCTCACTTCCTCTTGGCCACCTGGCCAGCAGCGACCCACATCTCCCCAGGCCGTGGGGAACAGGGAAATGGTCCTCAAAGTTAACACAGCCAATGCAAGAAGCCATGATGGGGGGGAAGAAGAGGCAAGGCGTTTCCATACATCTCTTGGAAGACCACCAGCTGCTCAACTGAAACCAGAATCCATACCAGCAGAATATCGTGGAGCTCTCCCCAGTGGTTTACCAATCGAACGATTCAACATGTCACCAAGAGACATGCGAGTACTCATTCACCACCAGCAAAGCGATCGTCCCACTGCAGAATTACACCAGGTGCATGTCCCTGAGAACATGCCACCCTCTTCAACTCCTACCAGCATGGCGGCATCTCTTTCCCCTCGGCCACACTTGTTAGCAAAGGGAGTATCTGAGAAGGACCCCTCGAAAACATCAGAGCTTAGGAGGGCACAGACCCCTCCCAGTAAGGAGGGAATGATGGCAATCCGTAGTGCAATGCCTCCCATGGCTTCTCCTCAGAGAGTTCAGCTGATGACACCAGGAGCTGGAACATCCTTCCCTGAATATTCAGCCATGTATACAAACCTACGGCCCACCCACGCTCAGTTTGCTGATAATTCTCCAATGGGGATTAACCAGTCCACCCATAGCATCCCACAATCACAGGCAA CTCAAGAGCCAGAGTCAAGTCAGCCACAAGCTGAAGCTAAAGTGGAGTTGGTTGGACATCAGCCGGTGAATATGGTGCAGCTTCTGACG AAATACCCTATTGTGTGGCAAGGCCTACTGGCACTGAAGAATGATACAGCAGCGGTTCAGCTGCATTTCTTATGTGGAAACAAAGCTCTTGGCCTGCGGTCTTTGCCTCTCCCGGAGAGTGGAGGGATTCTCCGCATCGTACAGAGAATGAGGCTGGAGGCGCAGCAGTTGGAGGGAGTCGCTCGCAGAATGACG GGGGAGAGTGACTTCTGCCTCCTGTTGGCCATGCCGTGTGGCGTCAACCAGGACGACGTGTTGAACCAAACGCAGGCGCTCAAATCTGCCTTCATCAATTACCTGCAGGCCAAACTGGCGGCTGGAATCATCAACGTCCCCAATCCCGGCTCCAATCAG CCTGCCTACGTGCTGCAGATCTTCCCACCGTGCGAGTTTTCCGAGAGCCACCTGTCGCGGCTCGCTCCGGACCTCCTCAGCCAGATCTCCAGCATCTCTCCGCACCTCATGATTGTCATCACCTCTGTGTGA